A single region of the Pseudorhodoplanes sp. genome encodes:
- a CDS encoding MFS transporter encodes MQNKTPTRAIAFLALAAFASQAMVRAADPLLPQIAADVGTTVGTASIIISAYAVSHGATQLFLGPFGDRFPKYGMVTLLCALCAVAVAACGFAQSLTMLGIARLACGVTAGTIIPLGMAFIGDTVPWERRQTVLGRFLTGQIFGLVSGQIIGGVIGDHFGWRAVFFVIAALFVVVALAMAIELLRNPLTRSAGRSQGGKFGLMAGYLDVLSRRWARVVIFAVLAEAAIMFAAFAYIGADLHARQEMSFSAVGLVLAVFGAGGMIYVLNVQTLVNRLGQSGLVIWGSVMLCGSYLALAFIPVWWAAVAAIIVIGLGFHMVHNTLQVNATQMAPDSRATALAMFSSALYLGQSIGVAFAAPVVDHYGTVPVFVITALLWPLLAFWFVGELRRRVAS; translated from the coding sequence ATGCAGAATAAAACCCCGACGCGTGCCATCGCCTTTCTGGCGCTGGCCGCCTTTGCCAGCCAGGCCATGGTGCGGGCCGCCGACCCGCTCCTGCCGCAAATCGCGGCCGACGTCGGAACCACGGTCGGAACCGCCTCGATTATCATCTCCGCCTATGCAGTCTCGCATGGCGCGACTCAATTGTTCCTCGGGCCGTTCGGCGACCGCTTTCCGAAATATGGAATGGTCACGCTGCTCTGTGCCCTGTGCGCGGTGGCGGTGGCGGCTTGCGGCTTTGCCCAGTCGCTCACCATGCTCGGTATTGCCCGGCTCGCCTGCGGCGTCACCGCGGGCACGATCATCCCTCTGGGCATGGCGTTCATCGGGGACACGGTACCCTGGGAACGGCGGCAGACCGTGCTCGGGCGATTTCTCACCGGGCAGATTTTCGGTCTGGTCAGCGGCCAGATCATCGGCGGCGTGATCGGCGATCATTTCGGGTGGCGCGCGGTCTTTTTTGTCATCGCCGCGCTGTTCGTCGTCGTGGCACTGGCGATGGCGATCGAATTGCTGCGCAATCCGCTCACCCGCAGCGCGGGCCGCAGCCAAGGCGGAAAATTCGGGCTGATGGCCGGCTACCTTGACGTGCTGTCGCGGCGCTGGGCGCGCGTTGTGATCTTCGCGGTGCTGGCGGAAGCCGCCATCATGTTCGCGGCCTTCGCCTATATCGGCGCGGATCTTCACGCGCGCCAGGAAATGAGCTTCAGCGCGGTCGGTCTGGTGCTGGCAGTCTTCGGCGCCGGCGGCATGATTTATGTGCTGAATGTGCAGACGCTGGTCAATCGACTCGGACAAAGCGGGCTTGTGATCTGGGGAAGCGTGATGTTGTGCGGCTCATACCTCGCGCTCGCTTTCATCCCGGTCTGGTGGGCCGCCGTCGCCGCCATCATCGTGATCGGCCTTGGCTTCCACATGGTTCACAACACTTTGCAGGTCAACGCCACACAGATGGCGCCGGATTCGCGTGCCACCGCCTTGGCGATGTTTTCATCTGCGCTCTATCTCGGGCAGAGCATCGGCGTCGCCTTCGCGGCGCCGGTCGTCGACCATTACGGAACCGTGCCGGTCTTTGTCATCACGGCCCTGCTCTGGCCGCTGCTGGCGTTCTGGTTTGTCGGAGAATTGCGCCGAAGAGTGGCGAGCTAG
- a CDS encoding peptide chain release factor 3, whose protein sequence is MNISVRASEGAEARSPLAAEIGRRRTFAIISHPDAGKTTLTEKLLLFGGAIQLAGQVKAKQNRRTTQSDWMSIEKERGISVVTSVMTFEYEDHVFNLLDTPGHEDFSEDTYRTLTAVDAAVMVIDAAKGIEARTRKLFEVCRLRDIPILTFINKMDRESRDPFDLLDEIEKTLALDTAPVNWPVGRGRDFTGTIDIESGGVRLVEGDAGKAGTLRAMSVAEVAALNPNLDGVAIEGELELVRDACKRLDLTAFLEGHLSPVFFGSALKNFGVGDLLDAIGRIAPPPRAQKADKREVKADEKNMTAFVFKIQANMDPNHRDRIAFARLCSGKLTRGMKVKQTRTGKPMALNAPQFFFAKDRALAEEAYAGDVVGIPNHGTLRIGDTLTEGEDLNFVGVPSFAPEILRRVRLPDAMKAKKLKEALQQLAEEGVVQVFRPHDGSPAMVGVVGPLQLDVLRVRLKDEYGLEVSWDISEFQLARWIASDDPKALETFVKNNGSGIADDLDGDPVFMAKNQFYLDYTRERAPGIVFTDVKDVKSAAAKA, encoded by the coding sequence ATGAACATTTCTGTCCGCGCCTCCGAAGGCGCCGAGGCCCGGTCGCCGCTCGCGGCCGAGATCGGCCGCCGCCGTACCTTCGCCATCATCTCGCATCCGGACGCGGGCAAGACGACGCTAACCGAAAAGCTGCTTTTGTTCGGTGGCGCCATTCAGCTCGCTGGGCAGGTCAAGGCCAAGCAGAACCGCCGCACCACCCAATCCGACTGGATGTCGATCGAGAAGGAGCGCGGCATTTCGGTGGTCACCTCGGTGATGACCTTCGAGTATGAAGACCACGTCTTCAACCTGCTCGATACCCCGGGCCACGAGGACTTTTCGGAGGACACCTATCGCACGCTGACCGCGGTTGACGCGGCGGTGATGGTGATCGACGCCGCCAAGGGCATCGAGGCGCGCACTCGCAAGCTGTTCGAGGTCTGCCGGTTGCGCGATATCCCGATCCTGACGTTCATCAACAAGATGGACCGCGAAAGCCGCGATCCCTTCGATCTGCTCGACGAAATCGAAAAGACGCTGGCGCTTGATACCGCACCGGTGAACTGGCCGGTGGGGCGCGGGCGCGATTTCACCGGCACGATCGACATCGAGAGCGGGGGCGTGCGCCTTGTCGAGGGTGATGCCGGCAAGGCCGGAACACTGCGCGCAATGAGCGTGGCGGAGGTCGCCGCACTCAATCCCAATCTCGATGGAGTGGCGATCGAAGGCGAGCTGGAATTGGTGCGCGATGCCTGCAAGCGGCTCGATCTCACCGCCTTCCTCGAAGGGCACCTCTCACCGGTCTTCTTCGGCAGCGCGCTGAAAAATTTCGGCGTCGGCGATCTGCTCGATGCCATCGGCCGCATCGCACCGCCGCCGCGCGCGCAGAAGGCCGACAAGCGTGAAGTGAAGGCCGACGAGAAGAACATGACCGCCTTCGTGTTCAAGATCCAGGCCAACATGGATCCGAACCATCGCGACCGCATCGCCTTCGCGCGGCTATGCTCGGGCAAACTGACGCGCGGCATGAAGGTGAAACAGACGCGGACCGGCAAGCCGATGGCGCTGAACGCACCGCAATTCTTCTTCGCCAAGGATCGCGCGCTGGCCGAAGAGGCCTATGCCGGCGATGTGGTCGGGATTCCCAACCATGGCACGTTGCGCATCGGAGACACGCTCACCGAGGGTGAGGATTTGAATTTTGTCGGCGTGCCGAGCTTCGCGCCGGAGATCTTGCGCCGTGTGCGGCTGCCGGACGCCATGAAGGCGAAGAAGCTGAAAGAGGCGTTGCAGCAGCTGGCGGAGGAGGGCGTGGTGCAGGTGTTCCGCCCGCATGACGGTTCGCCCGCCATGGTCGGCGTCGTAGGTCCGCTGCAGCTCGACGTGCTGCGTGTGCGGCTGAAGGACGAATACGGCCTCGAGGTGAGCTGGGACATCAGTGAGTTTCAGCTTGCCCGCTGGATCGCTTCCGACGATCCGAAAGCCCTGGAAACCTTCGTCAAAAATAATGGCTCGGGCATCGCCGACGATCTCGATGGCGATCCGGTCTTCATGGCGAAAAACCAGTTCTATCTGGATTACACGCGCGAACGCGCACCGGGAATCGTTTTCACTGATGTCAAGGATGTAAAAAGCGCGGCGGCAAAGGCGTGA
- a CDS encoding amidase, translating to MRALGVRLFGALVLACSFAAPVSAQQRPDDSCAAKIRAVLDDIAAQDLDTSQGPPLNAFLTLNASAIAQAEDLDRKGARGEPRGPLHCAPVAVKDNFDTADMPTTVGSLALVGNQPPRDAELVARLRKAGAIVVGKTNMDEFAMGIRGLSGAGGRVGNAYNARMSPGGSSSGSGVAVGAGFVPLALGSDNCGSLRIPAVYNGAVALRPTPARFSTDGVFPIGFVNGVTGAIAKDVPTLALGLATLTDDWRKDAASAGGALRGKRVGVLRRYNGKDPWSVADTDIRAQVAEAIARMKGHGAQIVENVSIVGFDDRLGIEFLKGFAPKVDAIFASYSGPRRSWGDVCTSGLIRPEWTAKQCLDAGASSLRRERVAVRRISANRDRLVSLMNRMKLDAILYPTDARGGAREDMSKGITCFIAGSSGLPSAAFPIGLDARGMPIGLELLGRPGSDEALLAMMADFEVARGPLPPARRAQGRPDLSTLDVAAQNKLRLTLGERAFKSRHKQSLGDLEPARFRALTEETIHNGKSE from the coding sequence ATGCGCGCTTTGGGCGTCCGGCTGTTCGGCGCTCTTGTTCTCGCGTGCAGTTTTGCCGCGCCGGTGTCCGCGCAGCAGCGTCCGGACGACTCCTGCGCGGCGAAAATCCGCGCGGTGCTGGACGACATTGCCGCGCAGGATCTCGATACCTCGCAAGGCCCGCCGCTCAACGCATTCCTGACGCTGAACGCCTCCGCGATCGCCCAGGCCGAGGACCTGGATCGCAAGGGCGCGCGCGGCGAACCGCGCGGGCCGCTGCACTGCGCACCGGTCGCGGTGAAGGACAATTTTGACACTGCCGACATGCCAACGACCGTGGGTTCGCTCGCGCTCGTTGGCAATCAGCCGCCGCGGGACGCGGAATTGGTGGCGCGCTTGCGGAAGGCCGGCGCCATCGTCGTCGGCAAAACCAACATGGACGAATTCGCCATGGGCATTCGTGGTCTCTCGGGGGCGGGCGGCCGTGTCGGCAACGCCTACAACGCCCGCATGAGTCCGGGGGGCTCCTCGAGCGGTTCGGGCGTCGCGGTCGGCGCGGGCTTCGTGCCACTGGCGCTCGGCAGCGACAATTGCGGTTCGCTGCGTATTCCGGCCGTTTACAACGGCGCGGTTGCGCTGCGCCCGACGCCGGCACGCTTTTCGACCGACGGTGTATTTCCGATTGGCTTCGTCAACGGCGTGACAGGCGCCATTGCCAAGGATGTTCCAACGCTTGCCCTCGGGCTTGCGACACTGACTGATGACTGGCGCAAGGACGCCGCGAGTGCCGGCGGTGCCTTGCGCGGTAAGCGCGTCGGCGTCCTGCGCCGATACAACGGCAAGGATCCCTGGTCGGTCGCGGACACCGACATCCGCGCGCAGGTGGCCGAAGCGATTGCGCGGATGAAGGGGCATGGCGCGCAGATCGTGGAGAATGTCTCCATCGTGGGTTTCGACGACCGGCTCGGCATCGAGTTCCTGAAGGGCTTTGCGCCCAAGGTCGATGCCATCTTTGCAAGTTATTCCGGCCCGCGGCGATCTTGGGGTGACGTCTGCACCTCCGGACTCATTCGCCCCGAGTGGACTGCAAAGCAGTGCCTGGATGCCGGCGCATCATCGCTGCGGCGGGAACGCGTGGCGGTGCGACGCATCTCGGCCAACCGGGATCGCCTGGTGTCGCTGATGAATCGCATGAAGCTCGACGCCATTCTCTATCCCACCGATGCGCGTGGCGGCGCACGCGAGGATATGTCGAAGGGCATCACCTGTTTCATTGCGGGCAGTTCTGGCCTGCCGTCTGCCGCATTTCCGATCGGTCTCGACGCACGCGGAATGCCGATCGGTCTCGAATTGCTGGGGCGGCCGGGCAGCGACGAGGCTTTGCTCGCCATGATGGCGGATTTCGAGGTTGCCCGCGGGCCGCTGCCGCCGGCGCGGCGCGCGCAGGGTCGCCCCGACCTGTCAACACTTGACGTCGCGGCGCAGAACAAGTTGCGTCTTACACTTGGCGAGAGGGCGTTCAAATCTCGGCATAAGCAGAGCTTGGGCGATCTGGAGCCCGCGCGCTTCCGCGCGCTGACTGAAGAGACAATTCACAACGGGAAATCGGAATGA
- a CDS encoding DUF2497 domain-containing protein has product MSQAAKAQEPSMEEILASIRRIIADDDVNRHAASAASAPPPVAEAPHPAAVAPTPPPPEPEPVLQPTPVFEPEPEPAPAVAEADILDLTEEMRAPTNAPSFRTIDAQPDVVFTEADAAAARDESEPDHLEAARQQLAASMNESLLSSSTAAAVDSAFSTLAQTVLVQNARTIEDLVKEMLRPMLKGWLDDNLPGLVERLVRAEIERVSRGR; this is encoded by the coding sequence ATGAGCCAGGCGGCGAAGGCACAAGAACCATCAATGGAGGAAATTCTTGCCTCCATTAGGCGCATCATCGCCGATGACGATGTCAACAGACATGCGGCAAGCGCCGCTTCCGCGCCGCCGCCGGTCGCCGAAGCGCCACATCCTGCGGCTGTCGCTCCGACGCCGCCACCGCCTGAACCCGAGCCCGTGCTTCAACCGACGCCAGTGTTCGAGCCGGAACCGGAGCCCGCGCCGGCGGTGGCCGAGGCCGACATCCTCGATCTCACCGAAGAAATGCGGGCGCCGACCAACGCGCCGAGTTTCCGCACCATCGACGCCCAGCCGGATGTTGTCTTCACCGAAGCGGATGCGGCTGCTGCGCGGGATGAATCCGAGCCGGATCATCTGGAAGCGGCGCGGCAGCAACTCGCCGCGAGCATGAACGAGTCGCTTCTGTCCAGCAGCACGGCGGCGGCAGTCGATTCCGCGTTTAGCACGCTGGCCCAGACCGTGCTGGTGCAGAACGCACGCACGATCGAGGACCTGGTGAAGGAGATGCTGCGGCCGATGCTGAAAGGCTGGCTGGACGACAATCTTCCCGGCCTGGTCGAGCGTCTGGTGCGTGCCGAGATCGAACGCGTCTCGCGCGGCCGTTAG
- a CDS encoding TolC family outer membrane protein yields the protein MRVVRGGGWILAAAALSVAALPASADTIETALVQAYQNNPQINAQRALVRATDENIPQALSGYRPRISATATYGAQYIDSKTTTTTAGGQNVVVNQQGWNDPRSVGATLSQTLFNGFQTGNRTRQAESQSSAARETLRVIEQTVLLDAATAFMNVLRDSATLDLQRRNVEVIQEQLRQTRDRFNVGEVTRTDVAQAESRVAAAQSQMLAAQSNLATSKAAYRRIIGVDPGRLSAGTPVDRLSPRTLALAISQGQAENPSVTAAEYGVDVAALQVKVNEGALYPVVTVQASAQQNYDSSVNSSRQFAGAVIGQVTVPIYQGGSEFSLIRQAKETVSQKRLELAQNRDQARANVVQSWAQLDAAKAQIEATKAQVAAAEIALNGVREEARVGQRTTLDVLNAQQELVNARVALVTAQRDRVVASYTLLSAVGRLSIPVLGLQVPLYDPMVHYQQVRDAWTGVRTPDGK from the coding sequence ATGAGGGTGGTGAGAGGGGGCGGGTGGATTTTGGCGGCGGCGGCTTTGTCCGTCGCTGCACTGCCGGCTAGCGCCGATACAATCGAGACAGCCCTCGTTCAGGCCTACCAGAACAATCCGCAGATCAATGCGCAGCGGGCCCTGGTCCGCGCGACTGACGAAAATATTCCGCAGGCATTGTCTGGTTACCGCCCGAGGATCAGCGCGACGGCGACTTATGGCGCGCAGTATATTGACAGCAAGACAACAACCACGACCGCCGGCGGCCAGAATGTCGTCGTCAACCAGCAAGGCTGGAATGATCCGCGCAGCGTCGGCGCCACGCTGAGCCAGACATTGTTTAACGGGTTCCAAACAGGTAACCGGACCCGGCAGGCCGAAAGCCAGTCTTCCGCAGCGCGCGAAACCTTGCGGGTCATTGAGCAGACCGTCCTTCTCGATGCCGCGACGGCTTTCATGAACGTTTTGCGCGACAGCGCCACGCTCGATCTGCAACGGCGCAACGTCGAGGTGATTCAGGAACAACTGCGCCAGACCCGCGACCGCTTCAATGTCGGCGAAGTGACGCGCACCGACGTGGCGCAGGCTGAATCGCGCGTCGCCGCGGCGCAATCGCAGATGCTGGCTGCGCAATCCAATCTCGCGACCTCCAAAGCCGCCTATCGCCGCATCATCGGCGTCGATCCGGGCCGCCTGAGCGCGGGAACCCCGGTCGACCGGTTGTCGCCACGCACGCTCGCCCTCGCGATCTCGCAGGGGCAGGCGGAAAATCCGTCGGTCACCGCGGCGGAATACGGCGTCGACGTCGCCGCGCTGCAGGTGAAGGTCAACGAAGGCGCGCTCTATCCCGTTGTCACCGTGCAGGCGAGCGCGCAGCAAAATTACGATTCTTCGGTCAACAGCTCGCGGCAATTTGCAGGCGCGGTGATCGGTCAGGTCACCGTGCCGATCTATCAGGGCGGTTCTGAATTCTCGCTGATCCGTCAGGCCAAGGAAACAGTCAGCCAGAAACGGCTGGAACTGGCGCAGAACCGGGATCAGGCGCGAGCCAATGTCGTCCAGTCCTGGGCGCAGCTCGATGCGGCCAAGGCACAGATCGAGGCGACCAAGGCGCAAGTCGCCGCCGCCGAAATCGCGCTCAACGGCGTGCGCGAAGAAGCGCGCGTCGGTCAGCGCACCACGCTCGACGTTTTGAACGCGCAACAGGAACTCGTGAACGCGCGCGTGGCCCTCGTCACCGCGCAGCGCGACCGCGTCGTGGCATCCTACACCTTGTTGTCGGCGGTCGGGCGGTTGTCGATCCCGGTTCTCGGCCTGCAGGTGCCGCTCTACGATCCGATGGTGCACTATCAGCAGGTTCGCGACGCTTGGACCGGGGTGCGGACGCCTGACGGAAAATAA
- a CDS encoding NAD(P)-dependent oxidoreductase, with translation MNIFLAGATGVVGRRLVVLLRQAGHDVTGTTRSTVNATALETLGARPAIVDVFDAKGLLAATAAAQPDVVIHQLTDLPDVIDPAAWPAMREANARLRRVGTRNLINACEVLKVKRVVAQSIAWIYAPGMKPYREGDALDLNGQGIDKETMEGVVALEDAVTKTPGIDGLVLRYGRFYGPGTWTETPKGPAPLHVDAAAQAALLALTRGKPGIYNVVEEDGEISAEKARRELGFDASFRIAS, from the coding sequence ATGAACATCTTTCTGGCAGGTGCAACTGGCGTAGTCGGTCGTCGCCTGGTGGTGCTGTTGCGCCAGGCCGGCCATGACGTCACGGGCACGACGCGATCGACGGTGAATGCGACCGCCTTGGAGACGCTCGGCGCAAGGCCGGCGATCGTCGATGTCTTTGATGCCAAGGGATTGCTGGCGGCGACGGCGGCCGCACAACCTGACGTCGTCATTCATCAACTCACCGATCTGCCGGACGTGATCGATCCTGCGGCGTGGCCGGCCATGCGGGAGGCCAATGCGCGGCTGCGCCGGGTTGGCACGCGCAACCTGATCAATGCCTGCGAGGTCCTGAAGGTGAAGCGCGTGGTCGCGCAGAGCATCGCCTGGATTTATGCGCCGGGCATGAAGCCCTATCGCGAGGGCGATGCGCTTGATCTGAACGGGCAGGGGATCGACAAGGAAACGATGGAGGGCGTCGTCGCGCTGGAAGATGCAGTGACGAAGACGCCCGGCATTGACGGTCTCGTGCTGCGCTACGGACGGTTCTATGGCCCCGGCACCTGGACCGAAACGCCAAAGGGACCGGCGCCCCTGCATGTCGATGCCGCCGCACAGGCCGCTTTGCTGGCGCTGACGCGTGGAAAACCCGGCATTTACAACGTTGTGGAGGAGGACGGCGAGATTTCCGCCGAGAAGGCCCGGCGTGAACTGGGTTTCGATGCCTCGTTCCGGATCGCATCCTAG
- a CDS encoding valine--tRNA ligase: MIDKTYQPTEVETRISQAWEEAGAFRAGRPDRAEATPYCIVIPPPNVTGSLHMGHALNNTLQDVLCRFERMRGKDVLWQVGTDHAGIATQMVVERQLMERQQPSRREMGREKFLQRVWEWKAESGGTIINQLRRLGASCDWSRERFTMDEGLSKAVLKVFVELYRAGLIYKDKRLVNWDPKLLTAISDLEVMQVEVKGHLWHFKYAVEGMPGTHITVATTRPETMLGDTAVAVHPEDERYKHLVGKNAILPLVGRRIPIIADDYSDPEKGTGAVKITPAHDFNDFDVGKRHNLRQVNILTVEGKLALQGNEAFLEGLPASADLEETLAMHGLDRFVARKKTVERMEAKGLLDKIEPNTHMVPHGDRSNVVIEPYLTDQWYVDAATLAKPAMDAVRQDQTVFVPKNWEKTYFDWMENIQPWCISRQLWWGHQIPAWYGPDGKYFVAETEQEAKTEAAKHYGKDTPLTRDEDVLDTWFSSALWPFSTLGWPDETKELKRYYPTNVLVTGFDIIFFWVARMMMMGLHFMKEVPFHTVYIHALVRDASGAKMSKSKGNVMDPLELIDQYGADALRFTLAAMAAQGRDIKLSNQRVEGYRNFATKLWNATRFGEMNGATTVPGFDPASAKETLNRWIAHETAKAAREITAAIEAYKYNEAAGAAYRFVWNIYCDWYLELVKPVLTGPDGAAKDETRAMVAWARDEIVKLLHPFMPFITEELWAVTASAPRAQLLALTAWPEHRGLADPAAEAEIGWVVDLITLIRSLRAEMNIAPATMIPLQLVSASAETKARAERWTDFIKRLARVSGISFVDAMPQGAVQLLVRGEVAALPLKGVIDLTAEKARLDKELAKAEADIKRADAKLSNEKFVANAAEEVVEEEREKRQEAEGRKAKILEALERLKGAA; this comes from the coding sequence ATGATTGACAAGACTTATCAGCCCACCGAGGTGGAAACGCGCATCTCGCAAGCGTGGGAAGAGGCGGGTGCCTTCCGCGCCGGCCGTCCCGACCGCGCGGAGGCGACACCATACTGTATCGTCATCCCACCGCCCAATGTTACCGGCTCATTGCATATGGGCCATGCGCTCAACAATACGCTGCAGGATGTTCTCTGCCGCTTCGAGCGCATGCGCGGCAAGGACGTGCTCTGGCAGGTCGGCACCGACCATGCCGGCATCGCCACCCAGATGGTGGTCGAGCGTCAGCTCATGGAGCGCCAGCAGCCAAGCCGTCGCGAGATGGGGCGCGAAAAATTTCTCCAGCGCGTCTGGGAATGGAAAGCCGAATCCGGCGGCACCATCATTAACCAGCTCAGGCGGCTCGGCGCCTCCTGCGACTGGTCGCGCGAACGCTTCACGATGGACGAGGGGCTGTCAAAGGCGGTTCTGAAAGTCTTTGTCGAACTTTATCGCGCCGGCCTCATCTACAAAGACAAGCGGCTGGTGAACTGGGACCCGAAACTGCTCACCGCCATTTCCGACCTCGAAGTGATGCAGGTCGAGGTGAAGGGCCATCTCTGGCATTTCAAATATGCGGTCGAGGGAATGCCCGGCACCCACATCACGGTCGCGACAACCCGGCCGGAAACGATGCTGGGTGACACCGCCGTCGCTGTGCATCCGGAAGATGAACGCTATAAGCATCTGGTCGGCAAGAACGCCATTCTGCCGCTGGTCGGGCGCAGGATTCCGATCATCGCCGATGACTATTCCGATCCGGAAAAAGGCACCGGCGCGGTGAAGATCACGCCCGCGCATGACTTCAATGACTTCGACGTCGGCAAACGGCACAATCTGCGGCAAGTCAATATATTGACGGTCGAAGGCAAACTTGCGCTTCAAGGCAATGAGGCGTTTCTCGAGGGATTGCCGGCATCGGCAGACCTCGAAGAGACGCTGGCAATGCACGGGCTCGACCGCTTTGTGGCGCGCAAGAAGACCGTCGAGCGCATGGAAGCCAAGGGGTTGCTCGACAAGATCGAACCCAACACCCACATGGTGCCGCACGGCGACCGCTCGAATGTGGTGATCGAGCCCTATCTCACCGACCAATGGTATGTTGACGCGGCGACGCTGGCGAAGCCGGCAATGGATGCCGTGCGCCAGGACCAGACTGTCTTCGTTCCGAAGAACTGGGAAAAGACCTATTTTGACTGGATGGAGAATATCCAGCCCTGGTGCATCTCGCGTCAGCTCTGGTGGGGGCACCAGATTCCGGCGTGGTATGGCCCGGACGGCAAGTATTTCGTTGCCGAAACTGAACAGGAAGCAAAGACCGAAGCCGCCAAGCACTACGGCAAGGATACGCCGCTGACCCGCGACGAGGATGTGCTCGACACCTGGTTCTCCTCCGCGCTGTGGCCGTTCTCGACGCTCGGCTGGCCGGACGAGACGAAAGAACTCAAGCGCTATTACCCGACCAATGTGCTGGTCACCGGCTTCGACATCATCTTCTTCTGGGTGGCCCGCATGATGATGATGGGACTGCACTTCATGAAGGAAGTGCCGTTCCACACAGTCTATATCCATGCGCTGGTGCGCGACGCCTCCGGCGCCAAGATGTCGAAGTCGAAGGGGAACGTGATGGATCCCCTCGAATTGATCGACCAGTACGGCGCGGACGCCTTGCGGTTCACGCTGGCTGCGATGGCGGCGCAGGGCCGCGACATCAAGCTGTCCAACCAGCGTGTCGAGGGTTACCGCAACTTCGCAACCAAACTCTGGAATGCCACCCGCTTCGGCGAGATGAACGGTGCGACAACTGTTCCGGGCTTCGACCCGGCATCAGCGAAAGAGACCCTCAACCGCTGGATCGCGCATGAAACCGCGAAAGCCGCACGCGAGATCACGGCGGCCATCGAAGCCTACAAATACAATGAAGCGGCGGGCGCGGCCTATCGCTTCGTCTGGAACATCTATTGCGACTGGTATCTCGAACTGGTGAAGCCGGTTCTCACCGGTCCGGATGGCGCAGCCAAGGACGAGACCCGCGCCATGGTCGCCTGGGCGCGCGACGAAATTGTCAAACTGCTGCACCCGTTCATGCCGTTCATCACCGAAGAGCTATGGGCGGTGACAGCGTCGGCGCCGCGCGCGCAATTGCTCGCGCTCACTGCATGGCCTGAACACAGGGGATTGGCCGATCCCGCCGCCGAAGCGGAGATCGGGTGGGTGGTCGACCTGATCACGCTTATCCGCTCGCTGCGCGCAGAAATGAATATTGCGCCCGCGACGATGATCCCGCTGCAACTCGTCAGCGCGTCGGCGGAGACTAAAGCGCGCGCCGAGCGCTGGACCGACTTCATTAAGCGCCTGGCGCGCGTATCCGGCATTTCCTTCGTTGATGCGATGCCGCAGGGCGCCGTGCAGCTTCTGGTCCGTGGGGAGGTGGCGGCATTGCCGCTCAAAGGCGTGATCGATTTGACCGCCGAGAAGGCGCGGCTGGACAAGGAACTGGCCAAGGCCGAGGCCGACATCAAGCGCGCGGATGCAAAACTCTCGAACGAGAAATTCGTCGCCAACGCGGCTGAAGAGGTGGTCGAGGAAGAACGCGAGAAGCGGCAGGAGGCCGAGGGCCGCAAGGCCAAGATCCTTGAGGCGCTCGAACGCCTCAAGGGTGCGGCGTAG
- a CDS encoding SGNH/GDSL hydrolase family protein, whose product MAARIVRQRPLAWMFGLLIAVIAATLAPQAAVAQAIGGLEFFGDSNSDDGNAWRISGKVFPASPPYWQGRFGDGPVWSELLRDRLGIAPGRYANHAVGGAYTGRGNRVSDIAPGTKLGEAMQKTGLLSQVDAYLASGKKPATDTLFVVWAGDNDYDAVDRIDPQAVGRAIANIEETVRRLAAAGAAQFMVVNINEDLVFPDGRVANAQVWNKANAVDHNARLIKVIKALRNQLNVPIFLFDSAAVTRAISAAPTRFGFTEAVQPCYSGSIVKHGQPCRDPERHVFWDGSHLSHAAQKLIADHAMQAIGRRKAGLRND is encoded by the coding sequence ATGGCTGCCCGCATTGTGCGTCAACGCCCCCTGGCATGGATGTTCGGCCTGCTGATTGCCGTGATCGCCGCCACGCTCGCACCGCAAGCGGCGGTCGCCCAGGCGATCGGCGGGTTGGAATTCTTCGGTGACAGCAACAGCGACGACGGCAATGCATGGCGCATCAGCGGCAAGGTTTTTCCCGCAAGTCCACCCTATTGGCAGGGCCGTTTCGGCGACGGGCCGGTCTGGTCCGAGCTGCTGCGCGACCGCCTCGGCATCGCTCCCGGCCGCTATGCCAATCATGCCGTCGGCGGGGCCTATACCGGACGCGGCAACCGCGTGTCGGACATTGCGCCCGGCACCAAGCTCGGGGAGGCAATGCAGAAGACCGGCCTGCTGTCGCAGGTTGATGCTTACCTCGCGTCCGGCAAGAAGCCGGCGACCGACACTTTGTTTGTCGTCTGGGCGGGCGACAACGACTATGACGCCGTGGACCGGATCGATCCGCAGGCGGTCGGGCGCGCCATCGCCAATATCGAAGAGACAGTGCGCCGGCTTGCGGCAGCAGGGGCTGCGCAATTCATGGTGGTCAATATCAACGAGGATCTCGTCTTTCCGGACGGTCGGGTCGCCAATGCGCAGGTATGGAACAAGGCCAATGCGGTGGATCACAATGCACGGCTGATCAAGGTGATCAAAGCCTTGCGCAACCAACTCAATGTACCAATCTTTCTGTTCGATAGTGCCGCTGTGACGCGGGCTATTTCCGCAGCGCCGACCCGCTTCGGCTTTACGGAGGCGGTCCAGCCCTGCTATTCCGGCTCGATCGTCAAGCACGGACAACCCTGCCGCGACCCCGAGCGTCATGTCTTCTGGGACGGCTCGCATCTGAGCCATGCCGCCCAGAAGCTGATCGCTGATCACGCGATGCAGGCCATCGGCAGAAGAAAGGCCGGTTTGCGGAACGACTAG